One stretch of Oceanimonas pelagia DNA includes these proteins:
- the tkt gene encoding transketolase → MPSRQVLANAVRALSMDAVQKANSGHPGAPMGMADIAEVLWRDYLKHNPANPNWADRDRFILSNGHGSMLLYSLLHLTGYELSIDDLKQFRQLHSKTPGHPEYGYAPGVETTTGPLGQGITNAVGMAIAEKALAAQFNRPGHEVVDHYTYTFLGDGCLMEGISHEACSLAGTLGLGKLIAFWDDNGISIDGEVDGWFSDDTPKRFEAYGWHVIPAVDGHDSAAVAAAIEAARAETGRPTLICCKTVIGFGSPNKGGSHDCHGAPLGAAEIAATREQLGWNHAPFEIPAEVYGEWDARARGAELEAGWNAKFDAYAAEYPALAAELKRRLNGELPADWAQQSADFIKGLQAAPAKIATRKASQNALDAFGAVLPELLGGSADLAPSNLTMHKGSKAISAEDAAGNYLHYGVREFGMSAIMNGIALHGGFVPYGGTFLMFVEYARNAVRMAALMKQRSIFVYTHDSIGLGEDGPTHQPVEQIASLRLTPNMSTWRPCDQVESAVAWKHAIERKDGPTSLIFSRQNLPQMERTEAQLADVARGGYVLRDCAGTPELILIATGSEVELAVAAAEQLSEKGRAVRVVSMPSTDVFDAQSAEYRESVLPAAVTKRLAVEAGIRDYWFKYVGFGGDIIGMTSFGESAPAGELFKLFGFTVDNVVEKAEALLG, encoded by the coding sequence ATGCCTTCTCGTCAAGTGCTGGCCAATGCCGTGCGCGCGCTCAGTATGGATGCGGTACAGAAAGCCAATTCCGGTCACCCCGGAGCCCCCATGGGCATGGCGGATATCGCCGAGGTGTTGTGGCGTGATTACTTGAAGCACAACCCGGCCAACCCGAACTGGGCCGACCGCGACCGCTTTATTCTGTCCAACGGCCACGGCTCCATGCTGCTGTACTCCCTGCTGCACCTGACCGGTTACGAGCTGTCCATCGACGATCTCAAGCAGTTCCGCCAGCTGCACTCCAAGACCCCGGGTCACCCCGAGTACGGCTACGCGCCGGGCGTGGAAACCACCACCGGCCCGCTGGGCCAGGGCATTACCAATGCCGTAGGCATGGCCATTGCCGAGAAGGCGCTGGCGGCCCAGTTCAATCGTCCCGGCCACGAGGTGGTGGATCACTACACCTATACCTTCCTGGGTGACGGCTGCCTGATGGAAGGCATCTCCCACGAGGCCTGCTCCCTGGCCGGCACGCTGGGCCTGGGTAAGCTGATCGCCTTCTGGGATGACAACGGCATCTCCATCGACGGCGAGGTGGACGGCTGGTTCAGTGACGACACCCCCAAGCGCTTTGAAGCCTACGGCTGGCATGTTATTCCTGCGGTAGACGGTCACGACAGCGCCGCCGTGGCCGCCGCCATTGAGGCCGCCCGTGCCGAGACCGGCCGCCCCACCCTGATCTGCTGCAAAACCGTGATCGGTTTTGGCTCCCCCAACAAGGGCGGCAGCCACGACTGCCACGGCGCCCCCCTGGGCGCGGCCGAAATCGCCGCCACCCGTGAGCAGCTGGGCTGGAATCACGCTCCCTTTGAGATTCCCGCCGAGGTTTACGGTGAGTGGGACGCCAGGGCCAGGGGTGCCGAGCTGGAAGCCGGCTGGAACGCCAAATTTGACGCCTATGCCGCCGAATATCCGGCACTGGCTGCCGAGCTCAAGCGCCGCCTGAACGGCGAGCTTCCCGCCGACTGGGCTCAGCAGAGCGCCGATTTTATCAAGGGCCTGCAGGCCGCCCCGGCCAAGATTGCCACCCGCAAGGCGTCTCAGAACGCCCTCGACGCTTTTGGTGCCGTTCTGCCCGAGCTGCTGGGTGGCAGTGCCGATCTGGCTCCTTCCAACCTGACCATGCACAAGGGTTCCAAGGCCATCAGCGCCGAGGATGCCGCCGGCAATTACCTGCACTATGGTGTGCGCGAGTTCGGCATGAGTGCCATCATGAACGGCATCGCTCTGCACGGCGGCTTCGTGCCCTACGGCGGCACCTTCCTGATGTTCGTGGAATACGCCCGCAACGCGGTGCGCATGGCCGCCCTGATGAAGCAGCGCTCCATCTTTGTTTACACCCACGACTCCATTGGTCTGGGTGAAGACGGCCCCACCCACCAGCCGGTGGAGCAGATCGCCTCCCTGCGTCTGACCCCCAACATGAGCACCTGGCGCCCCTGTGACCAGGTGGAGTCCGCCGTGGCCTGGAAACACGCCATCGAGCGCAAGGATGGCCCCACCTCGTTGATCTTCTCCCGTCAGAACCTGCCCCAGATGGAGCGCACCGAGGCCCAGCTGGCCGACGTGGCCCGCGGGGGCTATGTGCTGCGCGACTGTGCCGGCACCCCTGAACTGATCCTCATTGCCACCGGCTCCGAAGTGGAGCTGGCCGTGGCCGCCGCCGAGCAACTGAGCGAAAAGGGCCGCGCCGTGCGTGTGGTGTCCATGCCGTCCACCGACGTGTTCGACGCTCAGTCTGCCGAATACCGTGAAAGCGTGCTGCCCGCCGCCGTGACCAAACGCCTGGCGGTGGAAGCCGGCATTCGCGACTACTGGTTCAAGTATGTGGGCTTTGGTGGCGACATCATCGGCATGACCAGCTTTGGCGAGTCGGCTCCCGCCGGCGAGCTGTTCAAGCTGTTCGGCTTTACCGTTGACAACGTGGTGGAAAAGGCCGAAGCCCTGCTGGGCTGA
- a CDS encoding TRAP transporter substrate-binding protein: MSLGATLATASVQAETLRVAGNFAVDHSSTLAMEVFKQEVEAATDGDIEVNLFPAMQLGGASENVDQVRSGVLSMTWIGVSFLSRTVPELEAVSLPFVFKDRETAFKVIDGRVGELLNEKLAEKGFVALGFMELGPRHVTNSVRPIESIDDFDGLKIRLQPNETHLKTFRALGASPTSMGINEVYSALQQKVIDGQENPFSIIRKNNYQEVQQYVTDTGHFFDFIVVVANKKRFDKLSDAEQQAVRESMAKAVQWQREKAAEEDLESRDQLVAAGMKFNSVSPELHQQMQEKTAGIIDELKERLGDELVNAVLEDAKS, translated from the coding sequence ATGTCGCTGGGCGCCACCCTGGCCACCGCCTCGGTGCAGGCCGAGACCCTGCGGGTGGCCGGCAACTTTGCCGTGGATCATTCCAGTACCCTGGCGATGGAAGTGTTCAAGCAGGAAGTGGAAGCGGCCACCGACGGTGACATTGAAGTGAACCTGTTTCCGGCCATGCAGCTGGGCGGTGCCTCCGAGAACGTGGATCAGGTGCGCTCCGGCGTGCTCAGCATGACCTGGATTGGCGTGTCCTTCCTGTCCCGCACCGTGCCCGAGCTGGAAGCGGTGAGCCTGCCCTTCGTGTTCAAGGACCGGGAAACCGCCTTTAAGGTGATCGACGGCCGGGTAGGGGAGCTGCTTAACGAGAAGCTGGCAGAAAAGGGCTTTGTGGCTCTGGGCTTTATGGAGCTGGGCCCGCGCCATGTCACCAACAGTGTGCGTCCCATCGAGTCCATCGACGACTTTGACGGCCTCAAGATCCGTCTGCAGCCCAACGAAACCCATCTGAAAACCTTCCGTGCCCTGGGGGCCAGCCCCACCTCCATGGGCATCAACGAGGTATATTCCGCCCTGCAGCAGAAGGTGATCGACGGCCAGGAAAACCCCTTCAGCATCATTCGCAAGAACAACTACCAGGAAGTGCAGCAGTACGTCACCGACACCGGCCACTTCTTTGATTTCATCGTGGTGGTGGCCAACAAGAAGCGCTTTGACAAGCTCTCCGACGCCGAGCAGCAGGCGGTGCGGGAGTCCATGGCCAAGGCGGTGCAGTGGCAGCGTGAAAAGGCCGCCGAGGAAGATCTCGAGTCCCGCGACCAGCTGGTGGCCGCCGGCATGAAATTCAACAGCGTCAGCCCCGAGCTGCATCAGCAGATGCAGGAAAAAACCGCCGGCATTATCGACGAGCTGAAAGAGCGCCTGGGTGACGAGCTGGTGAACGCCGTTCTGGAGGACGCCAAGTCATGA
- a CDS encoding TRAP transporter small permease gives MKTGHSEQPHMLNGAGPLPAPGAFGRRLLLRVDSASRYTICACMAVMVLLVSAQVFCRYLLSESIDWADEMSRLAFVWAVFLAIPHGLKHGIHVGIDLMTNRLSFRMQERLARLMMLASGLLMVVVCYQSVLVAIDGWGELMPTIPVSASVFYIPVMLSCGHGLLHLLFMAWQGTRVWIEEEEAA, from the coding sequence ATGAAAACCGGTCATTCCGAACAGCCGCACATGCTGAACGGAGCCGGGCCCCTGCCAGCGCCGGGGGCCTTTGGCCGCCGGCTGCTGCTGAGGGTGGACAGCGCCTCCCGCTACACCATTTGCGCCTGCATGGCGGTGATGGTGCTGCTGGTCTCGGCTCAGGTGTTCTGCCGTTATCTGTTGTCCGAGTCCATTGACTGGGCCGATGAAATGTCGCGTCTGGCCTTTGTCTGGGCAGTGTTCCTGGCGATACCCCATGGCCTCAAGCATGGCATTCATGTGGGTATCGATCTGATGACCAACCGCCTGAGCTTTCGCATGCAGGAGAGGTTGGCCCGGCTGATGATGCTGGCCAGCGGGCTGCTGATGGTGGTGGTGTGCTACCAGTCGGTGCTGGTGGCCATCGACGGCTGGGGCGAGCTGATGCCGACCATTCCGGTCAGCGCCTCGGTGTTCTATATCCCGGTGATGCTGAGCTGCGGCCACGGCCTGCTGCACTTGTTGTTTATGGCCTGGCAGGGCACGCGCGTCTGGATTGAAGAGGAGGAAGCCGCATGA
- a CDS encoding pyridoxal-phosphate-dependent aminotransferase family protein, protein MSYQSGRHFLQIPGPSPVPERLVRAMSKAVIDHRGPEFGELGRNVLAGIKRIFQTESPVVIYPASGTGAWEAALVNTLSPGDKVLMCETGQFATLWHELATRLELEVEFLPGDWRHGASPEAIAERLSRDSDHQIQAVCVVHNETSTGVTSRIADIRRAIDGTGHPALFMVDTISGLASAEYKHDEWGVDVTVSGSQKGLMLPPGISFNALSDKALARHQQARLPKSYWDWSSMLASNATGYFPYTPATNLLYGLKEAIAMLEEEGLDNVFARHQRHAEATRRAVQAWGLEVLCLNPEEYSPVLTTVLLPEGQDADALRKVILARFDMSLGAGLGKLKGRVFRIGHLGDINDLTLLGTLAGVEMGLTCAGVPHSPGGVHAAMRFLADH, encoded by the coding sequence ATGTCATACCAAAGCGGGCGTCATTTTCTGCAGATCCCGGGTCCGTCACCGGTGCCGGAGCGGCTGGTGCGCGCCATGTCAAAAGCGGTGATCGATCACCGCGGGCCGGAATTCGGCGAGCTGGGCCGGAACGTGCTGGCCGGCATCAAGCGCATTTTCCAGACCGAAAGCCCGGTGGTGATCTATCCCGCCTCCGGCACCGGCGCCTGGGAAGCGGCCCTGGTCAATACCCTGAGCCCGGGGGACAAGGTGCTGATGTGTGAAACCGGCCAGTTCGCCACCCTCTGGCACGAGCTGGCCACCCGCCTGGAGCTGGAGGTGGAGTTTCTGCCCGGTGACTGGCGTCACGGTGCCAGCCCGGAAGCCATTGCCGAACGTCTCAGCCGGGACAGTGACCATCAAATCCAGGCGGTGTGCGTGGTGCACAACGAAACCTCCACCGGTGTCACCAGCCGCATTGCCGACATTCGCCGCGCCATTGACGGCACCGGTCATCCGGCGCTGTTTATGGTGGACACCATCTCCGGGCTGGCTTCTGCCGAATACAAGCACGATGAATGGGGCGTGGACGTCACCGTATCCGGCTCCCAGAAGGGGCTGATGCTGCCGCCGGGCATCAGTTTCAACGCCCTCAGCGACAAGGCCCTGGCCCGCCACCAGCAGGCCCGGCTGCCGAAGTCCTACTGGGACTGGAGTTCCATGCTGGCGAGCAATGCCACCGGCTACTTTCCCTACACCCCCGCCACCAACCTGCTCTATGGCCTGAAGGAAGCCATCGCCATGCTGGAGGAGGAAGGGCTGGACAACGTCTTTGCGCGCCACCAGCGCCATGCCGAAGCCACCCGTCGGGCGGTGCAGGCCTGGGGGCTGGAGGTGCTCTGTCTCAACCCCGAGGAATACAGCCCGGTGCTGACTACTGTGCTGCTGCCGGAAGGGCAGGATGCCGACGCCCTGCGTAAGGTGATTCTGGCGCGCTTCGACATGTCCCTGGGCGCCGGCCTTGGCAAGCTCAAGGGACGGGTGTTCCGCATCGGCCACCTGGGCGACATCAATGATCTCACCCTGCTCGGTACCCTGGCCGGCGTGGAAATGGGGCTGACCTGTGCGGGTGTGCCCCACAGCCCGGGCGGGGTACATGCCGCCATGCGGTTCCTGGCCGATCACTAA
- a CDS encoding SprT family zinc-dependent metalloprotease, translated as MKPDDSLFQQVQNRVSECLALAERHTGRRFDPPLVCFNQRGRIAGSAWLEQWELRFNPVLLTDNAHDFLSEIVPHEVAHLVVFALYGKVKPHGREWQAIMAEVFGLEPRTRHRLNTEKVAPVFSYDCGCRIHKLSLRRHNKVLRGQLRYQCLHCGQPLIRVKAPHKRKTT; from the coding sequence ATGAAACCTGACGATTCCCTTTTTCAGCAAGTACAGAACCGGGTCAGCGAGTGCCTGGCCCTGGCCGAACGCCATACCGGCCGGCGGTTCGACCCACCCCTGGTGTGTTTTAACCAGCGCGGCCGCATTGCCGGCTCTGCCTGGCTGGAACAGTGGGAGCTACGCTTTAACCCGGTGTTGCTGACCGACAACGCCCACGACTTTCTGAGCGAAATCGTACCTCACGAGGTGGCCCATCTGGTGGTCTTTGCCCTTTACGGCAAGGTAAAACCCCATGGCCGGGAATGGCAGGCCATCATGGCAGAAGTATTCGGCCTTGAGCCCCGCACCCGGCACCGGCTCAACACCGAGAAAGTCGCCCCGGTTTTCAGCTATGATTGCGGCTGCCGCATTCATAAACTGAGCCTGCGCCGGCACAACAAGGTACTGCGTGGCCAGCTGCGCTACCAGTGTCTGCACTGCGGCCAGCCATTAATCCGGGTCAAAGCCCCACACAAGAGGAAAACAACATGA
- the metK gene encoding methionine adenosyltransferase — MARLFTSESVSEGHPDKIADQISDAVLDAIIKQDPKARVACETYVKTGMVIVGGEISTSAWVDIEELARRTVREIGYTSSDMGFDGDSCAVLNAIGKQSPDIAMGVDREDEDPYAQGAGDQGLMFGYASNETDVLMPAPVTYSHRLVKRQAHVRKAKELPWLRPDAKSQVTFVYDDGKPVGIDTVVLSTQHSPDIDQATLREAVMELIIKPVLPAEWLSKNTKYHINPTGQFIIGGPMGDCGLTGRKIIVDTYGGMARHGGGAFSGKDPSKVDRSAAYAARYVAKNIVAAGLADRCEIQVSYAIGVAEPTSISVETFGTGKVSEELIDALVREHFDLRPYGLIQMLDLNRPIYQATAAYGHFGRDEFPWEATDKAALLRDAAGLK; from the coding sequence ATGGCCAGACTGTTTACCTCCGAGTCCGTGTCCGAAGGTCATCCCGACAAGATTGCCGACCAGATCTCCGATGCGGTCCTCGACGCCATCATCAAGCAGGACCCCAAGGCCCGCGTGGCCTGCGAAACCTACGTCAAGACCGGCATGGTCATCGTGGGTGGCGAAATTTCCACCAGCGCCTGGGTCGACATCGAAGAGCTGGCCCGCCGCACCGTGCGCGAAATCGGCTACACCAGCTCCGACATGGGCTTTGACGGTGACAGCTGCGCCGTGCTCAACGCCATCGGCAAGCAGTCGCCCGACATCGCCATGGGCGTGGACCGGGAAGACGAAGATCCCTACGCTCAGGGCGCCGGCGACCAGGGCCTGATGTTTGGTTACGCCTCCAACGAAACCGATGTGCTGATGCCCGCGCCGGTCACCTACTCCCACCGTCTGGTAAAGCGCCAGGCCCACGTGCGCAAGGCCAAGGAGCTGCCCTGGCTGCGTCCGGATGCCAAGTCTCAGGTGACCTTTGTTTATGACGACGGCAAGCCCGTTGGCATCGATACCGTGGTGCTGTCTACCCAGCACAGCCCGGACATCGATCAGGCCACCCTGCGCGAAGCGGTAATGGAGCTGATCATCAAGCCGGTGCTGCCCGCCGAATGGCTGAGCAAGAACACCAAGTACCACATCAACCCCACCGGCCAGTTCATCATCGGTGGCCCCATGGGTGACTGTGGTCTCACCGGCCGCAAGATCATCGTGGACACCTACGGCGGCATGGCCCGTCACGGTGGCGGTGCCTTCTCCGGCAAGGATCCGTCCAAGGTGGACCGCTCCGCCGCCTACGCCGCCCGCTATGTGGCCAAAAACATCGTGGCCGCCGGCCTGGCCGATCGCTGCGAAATTCAGGTGTCCTACGCCATCGGCGTGGCCGAGCCCACCTCCATCAGCGTGGAAACCTTCGGCACCGGCAAGGTATCCGAGGAGCTCATCGACGCCCTGGTGCGCGAACACTTCGACCTGCGCCCCTACGGTCTCATTCAGATGCTGGACCTGAACCGTCCCATCTACCAGGCCACCGCCGCCTACGGCCACTTCGGCCGGGACGAGTTCCCCTGGGAGGCCACCGACAAGGCCGCCCTGCTGCGCGACGCCGCCGGCCTGAAGTAA
- the hydA gene encoding dihydropyrimidinase — protein MSEFDLVIRNGRIATAADVTDCDIGIKDGRIVALGLNLGPGREEIDASGKLVLPGGVDAHCHLDQPMPDGLRMADDFYTGTRSAACGGTTTVMPFAAQEKGQSLKAAVEDYHRRAEGKAVVDYAFHLIVSDPTEKVLKEELPELIRQGCTSFKIYMTYDDLKLNDGQILDVLALARDEGAMAMIHAENADCIGWLTKRLLDAGHTAPKYHAASRPMLVEREATHRAIALSELVDVPILIVHVSGEEAVEQIRWARSKGISIYAETCPQYLFLTAEDLGLDGYEGAKCVCSPPPRDKANQQVIWDGLEDGLFTIFSSDHAPFRYEDPQGKKPNGEEVDFPYIPNGIPGLETRLPLLFSEGVNKGRITLNRFVELTATNPAKLYGLYPQKGSIAVGADADIAIWDPRREVVIQNELLHHDVDYTPYEGQVVTGWPVLTLSRGKVVWRDGEVLGQAGDGRFLPCGKPDMAKPRVRR, from the coding sequence ATGTCCGAGTTTGATCTGGTGATTCGAAACGGCCGCATTGCCACCGCCGCCGACGTAACCGACTGCGATATCGGCATCAAGGACGGCCGTATTGTGGCCCTGGGCCTGAACCTGGGCCCGGGCCGGGAAGAAATCGATGCCAGTGGCAAGCTGGTGCTGCCGGGCGGCGTGGATGCTCACTGTCATCTGGATCAGCCCATGCCCGATGGTTTGCGTATGGCCGACGACTTCTATACCGGCACCCGCTCCGCCGCCTGCGGCGGCACCACCACCGTCATGCCCTTTGCCGCCCAGGAAAAGGGCCAGTCCCTGAAGGCGGCGGTGGAGGATTACCATCGGCGCGCTGAAGGCAAGGCGGTGGTGGACTACGCCTTTCACCTGATCGTCAGCGACCCCACCGAAAAAGTGCTCAAGGAAGAGCTGCCGGAGCTGATCCGTCAGGGCTGCACCTCCTTCAAGATTTACATGACCTACGACGACCTCAAGCTCAACGACGGCCAGATCCTCGATGTGCTGGCCCTGGCCCGGGACGAAGGTGCCATGGCCATGATCCACGCCGAAAACGCCGACTGCATCGGCTGGCTGACCAAGCGCCTGCTCGACGCCGGCCACACCGCCCCCAAATACCATGCCGCTTCACGCCCCATGCTGGTGGAGCGGGAAGCCACCCATCGGGCCATTGCCCTGTCCGAGCTGGTGGACGTGCCCATTCTTATCGTGCATGTGTCCGGTGAAGAAGCGGTGGAGCAAATTCGCTGGGCCCGCAGCAAGGGCATCAGCATCTATGCCGAAACCTGCCCCCAGTACCTGTTCCTCACCGCCGAAGATCTGGGCCTGGACGGCTACGAAGGCGCCAAGTGCGTGTGCAGCCCGCCCCCCCGGGACAAGGCCAATCAGCAGGTGATCTGGGACGGTCTGGAAGACGGCCTGTTTACCATCTTCTCTTCCGACCATGCCCCCTTCCGTTACGAAGATCCCCAGGGCAAGAAGCCGAACGGTGAGGAAGTGGACTTTCCCTATATTCCCAACGGCATTCCCGGTCTGGAAACCCGCCTGCCGCTGTTGTTCTCGGAAGGGGTCAACAAGGGCCGCATTACCCTCAACCGCTTTGTGGAGCTGACCGCCACCAACCCGGCCAAGCTTTACGGCCTGTATCCGCAAAAGGGCAGCATCGCCGTGGGCGCCGATGCCGACATCGCCATCTGGGACCCCAGGCGTGAGGTGGTCATTCAGAACGAATTGCTGCACCACGACGTGGATTACACCCCCTACGAGGGCCAGGTGGTCACCGGCTGGCCGGTGCTGACCCTGAGCCGGGGCAAAGTGGTATGGCGCGATGGCGAGGTGCTGGGCCAGGCCGGCGACGGCCGCTTTCTGCCCTGCGGCAAGCCGGACATGGCCAAACCCAGGGTGCGCCGCTGA
- a CDS encoding GntR family transcriptional regulator, which produces MASSMNSLGQGSLRRRSLHEEVADCVRTMIIEGELKEGERINEPALCQQLDISRTPLREALKVLNSEGIVTIEPNRGARVAVITPEEIREHFEIICSLERRAAELTAARATAAELEQLTRLQHQLEDYHQAQDKQHYFEVNQHIHRLIIELAGNDTLTQLHHQLMNKVSRGRYLAIGFHHRWDESVTEHRQLLEALKAGDGDRAGRILAEHVMHTGDLLVRELEQKQQKAG; this is translated from the coding sequence ATGGCAAGCAGTATGAATTCCCTGGGGCAGGGTTCTCTGCGGCGACGCTCGCTGCACGAGGAAGTGGCCGACTGCGTGCGCACCATGATCATCGAGGGCGAGCTGAAGGAAGGGGAGCGCATCAACGAGCCGGCACTGTGCCAGCAGCTGGATATTTCCCGCACCCCGTTGCGCGAAGCCCTCAAGGTATTGAACTCCGAAGGCATTGTCACCATAGAGCCGAACCGGGGCGCCCGGGTGGCGGTGATCACGCCGGAAGAGATTCGTGAACATTTCGAGATTATCTGCTCCCTGGAGCGTCGCGCCGCCGAGCTCACCGCCGCGCGTGCCACGGCCGCCGAGCTGGAGCAGCTGACCCGGCTGCAACACCAGCTGGAAGACTATCACCAGGCTCAGGACAAGCAGCATTACTTTGAAGTCAATCAGCACATTCACCGGCTGATCATCGAACTGGCCGGCAACGACACCCTGACCCAGCTGCATCACCAGCTGATGAACAAGGTCAGCCGGGGCCGCTACCTGGCCATTGGCTTTCATCACCGCTGGGATGAGTCCGTCACCGAGCACCGGCAACTGCTGGAGGCCCTCAAGGCCGGTGACGGCGACCGGGCGGGTCGTATTCTGGCCGAGCATGTGATGCACACCGGCGATCTGCTGGTGCGCGAGCTGGAGCAAAAACAGCAAAAAGCGGGCTGA
- a CDS encoding TRAP transporter large permease, with protein MTTLAIVLFLVLALLGMPLAFSLGLAALGGLAWSGIELSVLPQRMMHAVNSFPLMAIPLFMLAGELMVGGQVMQRTIDFANAFVGRVKGGLAHVTLLSGLGLASVTGAAVAGASALGTTMMPAMKKHYDAGFGSAVVASASNLGPIIPPSAAMIVYALMAGSSVSVGGLFMAGVVPGVLLVVGMMVLSSWIAHRKGYPPTGEPFSLKNLLVQTRRAGAIMLMPVIVIGGIVGGVFTATEGAAIAVVYAFVIGKWVTRKLEWTDLPGCMFRAALTSAVVGALIAFATPLTFLFTIDLIPMRLSQFIQMLTDNPDVFLALVMVMLLVVGMFLESNAAYIMLVPLFAPIALAYGIDPLYFGFLFVFNLVIGMMTPPVGVLLFVMCGIAKIPMSQLLRYVWPFIALQYLVLILCWIFPEIVTALPHALGY; from the coding sequence ATGACCACACTGGCGATTGTTCTGTTCCTGGTGCTGGCGCTGCTGGGCATGCCCCTGGCCTTTTCACTGGGGCTGGCAGCCCTCGGTGGCCTGGCCTGGAGCGGCATTGAGCTGTCGGTGCTGCCCCAGCGCATGATGCACGCGGTCAACTCCTTTCCGCTGATGGCGATTCCGCTGTTCATGCTGGCGGGTGAGCTGATGGTGGGCGGTCAGGTGATGCAGCGTACCATCGACTTTGCCAACGCCTTTGTGGGCCGGGTAAAGGGTGGTCTGGCCCATGTGACCCTGCTCTCCGGCCTGGGGCTGGCGTCGGTGACCGGTGCCGCCGTGGCGGGCGCCAGTGCCCTGGGTACCACCATGATGCCGGCGATGAAAAAGCACTACGACGCGGGCTTCGGCTCGGCGGTGGTGGCCTCGGCGTCAAACCTGGGCCCCATCATTCCGCCCAGCGCGGCCATGATTGTATACGCCCTGATGGCCGGCTCCTCGGTCTCCGTGGGGGGCCTGTTCATGGCCGGTGTGGTGCCCGGTGTGCTGCTGGTGGTGGGCATGATGGTACTGTCGAGCTGGATTGCGCACCGCAAGGGTTATCCGCCTACCGGTGAACCCTTCAGCCTGAAAAACCTGCTGGTGCAGACCAGACGGGCCGGGGCCATCATGCTGATGCCGGTGATCGTGATTGGCGGCATTGTCGGCGGCGTGTTTACCGCCACCGAAGGGGCCGCCATTGCCGTGGTCTATGCCTTTGTCATCGGCAAGTGGGTGACCCGCAAGCTGGAGTGGACCGACCTGCCGGGCTGTATGTTCCGCGCCGCGCTGACCTCGGCCGTGGTAGGGGCGCTGATTGCCTTTGCAACACCGCTGACCTTCCTGTTCACCATTGACCTGATCCCGATGCGGTTGTCCCAGTTCATTCAGATGCTGACCGACAATCCCGACGTATTCCTGGCGCTGGTGATGGTAATGCTGCTGGTGGTGGGCATGTTCCTGGAGTCGAATGCGGCCTACATCATGCTGGTGCCCCTGTTCGCCCCCATTGCCCTGGCCTACGGCATAGACCCGCTGTATTTCGGCTTTCTGTTCGTGTTCAACCTGGTGATCGGCATGATGACGCCGCCGGTGGGGGTGTTGCTGTTCGTGATGTGCGGCATCGCCAAGATCCCCATGTCGCAACTGTTGCGCTACGTCTGGCCCTTTATTGCCCTGCAATACCTGGTGCTGATTCTGTGCTGGATTTTCCCCGAGATAGTGACGGCCCTGCCGCACGCCCTGGGTTACTGA
- a CDS encoding maleate cis-trans isomerase family protein, with translation MTERTLLGVLTPSSNTTLEPVTADILHGVEHVSAHFGRLKVTEISLTDQALSQFDNEPFLQASRLLADARVQSITWSGTSSGWRGFQDDEILCQAITEETGIPATTSVLALNELFALTGVRRFGLVTPYLRDVQKKVIATYAGAGFECVAERHLNDKGNFSFSEVSEETIEQMVREVAAEGQCDAITIFCTNLRGARVAARLEKELNIPIYDTVSTGVWKGMLLADADPGQIQGWGSLFLVKP, from the coding sequence ATGACTGAACGTACTCTGCTGGGTGTACTGACCCCTTCTTCCAACACCACTCTGGAGCCGGTAACCGCCGACATTCTGCACGGCGTGGAACATGTCAGCGCCCACTTTGGCCGCCTCAAGGTGACCGAGATTTCCCTGACCGACCAGGCCCTGAGTCAGTTCGACAACGAGCCCTTCCTGCAGGCCTCCCGGCTGCTGGCCGATGCCAGGGTGCAGTCCATTACCTGGAGCGGAACCTCTTCCGGCTGGCGCGGTTTTCAGGATGACGAAATCCTGTGCCAGGCCATTACCGAAGAGACCGGCATTCCGGCCACCACTTCCGTGCTGGCACTGAACGAGCTGTTTGCGTTGACCGGCGTCAGGCGCTTTGGCCTGGTGACCCCCTACCTGCGCGACGTGCAGAAGAAGGTGATCGCCACCTACGCCGGTGCCGGTTTTGAGTGTGTCGCCGAGCGTCACCTCAACGACAAGGGCAACTTTTCCTTCTCCGAGGTGAGTGAAGAGACCATTGAGCAAATGGTGCGTGAGGTGGCCGCCGAGGGCCAGTGTGACGCCATCACCATCTTCTGCACCAACCTGCGGGGTGCCCGGGTGGCCGCACGGCTGGAAAAAGAGCTGAACATTCCCATCTACGACACCGTGTCTACCGGGGTATGGAAGGGCATGCTGCTGGCCGACGCGGATCCGGGCCAGATTCAAGGGTGGGGCTCTTTATTTTTGGTTAAACCGTAA